In Rariglobus hedericola, the following proteins share a genomic window:
- a CDS encoding ATP-binding cassette domain-containing protein, with translation MALFSLLDVNLCFGGPAVLDKVNFQVDPGERLCLVGRNGAGKSTLMKTIAGEIKPDTGAVFRQPGALFTRLTQEVPTDIIGSVTDIVTSGLRPQTEHEEDWERDVRVDNLIEKLQLAPSAQFGALSGGLKRRVLLARALAGQPDLLLLDEPTNHLDIESILWLEEFLLTEKPSLFFVTHDRAFLKKLATRIVELDRGILTNWDCDYDTYLQRRADRLEAEERQQAAFDKRLAQEEEWIRRGVRAQRSRAQGRVHQLMAMRAERAARRSKVGNANLKLVDAERSGAKVVEVENMSFSYPDGRVLVENFNTTIMRGDKIGLIGPNGAGKTTLIKLLLGQLEPSSGTIKHGTRMEVTYFDQMRSLIDDNKTVADNLNLGSDSITIDGRTRHVISYLQDFLFTPDRARTPARVLSGGERNRLLLARLFTKPANVLVMDEPTNDLDAETLDLLENLLVEYQGTLLVVSHDRSFLDEVVSSTLVFEGNGQIGDFDGGYTDWKDEMAKRAIAAAAPVKSGVAKPTPKAAAAAARKLNNKEQRELAELPARIEKLETEQAELTAKLGDVSIYRKDPAGAAAAKARLDEIEAEHAIAFARWEELEAVK, from the coding sequence ATGGCGTTGTTCAGCTTGCTCGATGTTAATCTCTGCTTTGGTGGTCCGGCGGTCCTTGATAAGGTCAACTTTCAAGTCGATCCGGGCGAACGGCTGTGCCTGGTCGGGCGCAACGGCGCGGGTAAATCCACGCTGATGAAAACCATCGCGGGCGAAATCAAGCCGGACACCGGCGCGGTTTTCCGCCAGCCCGGTGCGCTCTTTACGCGCCTTACGCAGGAAGTGCCGACAGATATCATCGGCTCGGTGACCGACATCGTCACGTCGGGCCTGCGCCCGCAGACCGAGCACGAGGAAGACTGGGAGCGCGATGTGCGCGTCGACAACCTCATCGAGAAACTCCAGCTGGCGCCCTCGGCTCAGTTCGGTGCGCTCTCCGGTGGTTTGAAACGTCGCGTGCTGCTCGCCCGCGCGCTCGCCGGACAGCCCGATCTTCTGCTCCTCGACGAGCCGACGAACCATCTCGATATCGAAAGCATTCTCTGGCTCGAAGAATTTCTCCTCACCGAGAAACCCAGCTTGTTCTTCGTCACGCACGACCGCGCATTCCTCAAAAAACTCGCCACACGCATCGTCGAGCTCGACCGCGGCATCCTCACCAATTGGGACTGCGACTACGACACCTACCTCCAGCGCCGCGCCGACCGCCTCGAAGCCGAAGAGCGCCAGCAGGCCGCGTTCGATAAACGACTCGCGCAGGAAGAAGAGTGGATCCGCCGCGGTGTGCGCGCCCAGCGTTCCCGCGCCCAAGGCCGCGTGCACCAGCTCATGGCGATGCGTGCCGAGCGTGCCGCCCGCCGCAGCAAGGTGGGCAATGCCAATTTGAAACTGGTCGATGCCGAGCGCTCGGGTGCCAAGGTCGTCGAGGTCGAGAACATGAGTTTCTCGTATCCGGACGGACGCGTGCTTGTTGAGAATTTCAACACCACGATCATGCGGGGCGACAAGATCGGTCTCATCGGCCCCAACGGCGCCGGCAAGACCACGCTGATCAAGCTTCTCCTCGGCCAGCTCGAGCCGAGCTCCGGCACGATCAAGCACGGCACGCGCATGGAAGTGACCTACTTCGACCAGATGCGCTCGTTGATCGACGACAACAAGACGGTTGCCGACAACCTGAACCTTGGTAGCGACAGCATCACCATCGACGGGCGCACGCGCCATGTGATCAGCTATCTTCAGGACTTTCTTTTCACGCCCGACCGCGCCCGCACGCCCGCCCGCGTGTTGTCCGGCGGCGAACGCAATCGTCTGCTGCTCGCTCGTCTGTTCACCAAGCCCGCCAACGTCCTCGTGATGGACGAGCCGACCAACGATCTGGATGCCGAGACGCTGGACCTGCTGGAAAATCTACTCGTGGAATATCAGGGCACGCTGCTCGTGGTGAGCCACGATCGTTCCTTCCTCGACGAAGTCGTCAGCAGCACGCTGGTCTTCGAAGGCAACGGACAGATCGGCGACTTCGACGGCGGTTACACCGATTGGAAAGACGAGATGGCCAAGCGCGCCATCGCCGCAGCCGCTCCGGTGAAGAGCGGTGTGGCCAAGCCCACGCCCAAAGCCGCCGCGGCCGCCGCCCGCAAACTCAACAACAAGGAGCAGCGCGAACTCGCCGAGTTGCCCGCGCGTATCGAGAAACTGGAGACCGAACAGGCTGAGCTCACCGCCAAGCTGGGCGACGTTTCCATCTATCGCAAAGACCCCGCCGGTGCCGCTGCCGCCAAGGCGCGTCTGGACGAGATCGAGGCCGAACACGCCATCGCGTTTGCGCGTTGGGAAGAGCTGGAGGCCGTGAAGTGA
- a CDS encoding helix-turn-helix transcriptional regulator: MNRTDRLVGMVMHLQGRRVVRAEELAEHYGISVRTVYRDIAALGEAGVPVVGEAGVGYSLVKGYHLPPVMLTVEEAGALFTGGELAKKFTDGSLDAAVDGALNKLRAVLPGDRKDHLEHLARGTVIASMPGSPVAGAGGGPPCLAAVQQAVARRRVLALSYRAREKQEDTMREVESLGVVFYGGNWYLVAWCRLRKDLRHFRVDRIQNLELRSETFGTREDFSLSRHIEDYARQGETFPAKIWLAREVQERARAESYATLVAGEERDGGAEFSILTWSYDWLARWLMSFADKAEALEPVVLRDTVRAHAEAVVKRHRSPRKRS, from the coding sequence ATGAACCGAACGGACCGGCTCGTCGGGATGGTGATGCATTTGCAAGGCCGGCGCGTGGTGCGTGCCGAGGAGCTGGCGGAGCACTACGGCATCAGTGTTCGCACGGTGTATCGTGACATCGCGGCGCTCGGCGAAGCCGGGGTGCCGGTGGTGGGCGAGGCGGGGGTGGGGTATTCGTTGGTGAAGGGTTATCACCTCCCGCCGGTGATGCTGACGGTGGAGGAGGCCGGGGCGTTGTTTACCGGTGGTGAACTGGCAAAGAAGTTTACGGACGGTTCGCTCGATGCGGCCGTCGATGGCGCACTCAACAAGCTGCGCGCGGTGCTGCCTGGTGATCGCAAGGATCATCTGGAACACCTCGCCCGCGGCACGGTGATCGCGAGCATGCCGGGATCGCCGGTGGCGGGCGCGGGCGGCGGACCGCCGTGTCTGGCCGCGGTGCAGCAGGCGGTGGCGCGGCGGCGGGTGCTGGCACTTTCGTATCGGGCGCGGGAAAAACAGGAGGATACGATGCGCGAAGTGGAATCGCTCGGCGTCGTTTTTTACGGTGGCAACTGGTATCTGGTCGCGTGGTGCCGGTTGCGCAAAGACCTGCGTCATTTCCGCGTGGACCGTATTCAGAATCTGGAGCTGCGGTCGGAGACGTTTGGGACGCGCGAGGATTTTTCGCTGAGCCGGCACATCGAGGACTACGCGCGGCAGGGCGAGACCTTTCCGGCCAAAATATGGCTGGCGCGCGAGGTGCAGGAGCGGGCGCGCGCCGAGAGTTATGCCACGCTGGTGGCGGGGGAGGAACGCGATGGCGGCGCTGAGTTTTCGATCCTGACGTGGTCTTACGACTGGTTGGCGCGTTGGTTGATGTCATTCGCGGACAAGGCCGAGGCGCTTGAGCCGGTGGTGTTGCGCGACACGGTGCGGGCTCATGCCGAGGCGGTGGTGAAGCGGCATCGGAGTCCGCGCAAACGCTCCTGA
- a CDS encoding dihydrofolate reductase family protein: MKKVTLYIAASLDGFIARTDGAIDWLPVPDLAGEDYGYGELLESVDTLLLGRKTYEQVLTLGPWPYEGKRCIVFSATRAGQRDDRVEFVDCDIAACVRELKAEPGEGIIWLVGGAEIIAACLAGGVVDEIILTTVPVLLGEGIRLFPETTWLTRLKLENVHAYPDGLVQQIYLMAAVPVEPQALAFA, translated from the coding sequence ATGAAAAAAGTAACACTCTATATCGCCGCCAGCCTCGATGGATTTATCGCGCGAACGGATGGGGCGATCGACTGGTTGCCCGTGCCGGACCTCGCCGGCGAGGACTACGGTTACGGTGAGTTGCTGGAGTCGGTCGATACGCTGCTGCTGGGGCGTAAAACCTACGAGCAGGTGCTCACGCTCGGTCCGTGGCCTTATGAGGGCAAACGCTGCATCGTATTCAGCGCAACGCGGGCCGGACAACGCGACGACCGGGTGGAGTTTGTCGATTGTGACATCGCGGCCTGCGTGCGTGAACTCAAGGCCGAGCCGGGCGAGGGTATCATCTGGCTGGTGGGCGGGGCGGAGATCATCGCGGCGTGTCTGGCGGGCGGCGTGGTGGACGAGATTATCCTCACGACCGTGCCGGTGTTGTTGGGTGAAGGTATCCGGTTGTTTCCAGAAACGACGTGGCTGACGCGGCTGAAGCTGGAGAACGTTCACGCTTATCCCGATGGTTTGGTGCAGCAGATCTACTTGATGGCCGCGGTGCCGGTTGAGCCGCAGGCGCTTGCCTTTGCCTGA
- a CDS encoding nitroreductase family protein — MSIFSARRSIKPVAMDASREVPREVLLQLLEDAHWAPTHGLTQPWRFHVFEGAARARLADGLQGLYDRVTPTAARNEDKRAKLGTTPRLGPVVIAVAAHVEPNGKIPEIEEIAAVSCAVQNLMLSAHEKGLGSFWSTPPVTMSAEFATWLGLDATHRMLGLVYLGYPKAGNVPATSTRDALEKQVVFHDA, encoded by the coding sequence ATGTCGATTTTTTCCGCGCGCCGCTCAATCAAGCCTGTTGCGATGGACGCTTCCCGTGAAGTGCCGCGCGAAGTGCTGCTGCAATTATTGGAGGATGCACATTGGGCGCCGACGCACGGGCTGACGCAGCCGTGGAGGTTTCATGTTTTTGAGGGAGCGGCCCGCGCACGACTCGCGGACGGTTTGCAAGGGCTCTACGATCGCGTGACTCCGACAGCTGCGCGCAACGAGGACAAGCGGGCGAAACTCGGGACCACGCCGCGATTGGGTCCGGTCGTGATCGCGGTGGCGGCGCACGTGGAGCCGAACGGAAAGATTCCTGAGATCGAGGAAATCGCGGCGGTGTCGTGCGCGGTGCAAAACCTGATGTTATCCGCCCACGAGAAGGGCCTCGGTTCCTTCTGGAGCACGCCGCCCGTCACGATGTCGGCGGAGTTCGCGACGTGGCTCGGGCTGGATGCGACGCACCGGATGCTGGGCCTGGTTTATCTCGGATATCCCAAGGCCGGGAATGTTCCTGCGACCAGCACGCGGGATGCCTTGGAAAAGCAGGTGGTTTTCCACGACGCCTGA
- a CDS encoding cation:proton antiporter has translation MNEIEIIICLILLFMGVPDLCRVLRRPSLAYPVFVLFGLLLAPIAHADVRQMLVQAGQVGFLLLLFEVGLEIDLPKFRDFLPTLRRAALWALVQYPVILALGQLAGLQWLGCFIACAAFTGCSVGMGYLGWKHYPGLTDEPRRRVLLLMLALEIIAIVLLAGETALFEKGLSWFVVLKLAGIGTTVYLISRFAARLDSVFNLILKTATHWRMHLIVLAVLIICAVGDRLGLAATKTAFFLGLFMSRIEHDGQPLEDFIAPISRRFLIPIFFFALGLQIEWQYLFSVTGVVAIATAALLIGWRLVIHCRIVATGGDDRSFLLLCPNLTIVALASHTLLTAGNAPRAAAWMVLVGLFMTIPAILLLPKVSLADTKQPAH, from the coding sequence ATGAACGAGATCGAGATCATCATCTGCCTCATCCTGCTGTTCATGGGCGTGCCCGACCTGTGCCGGGTCTTGCGGCGGCCCTCGCTGGCCTACCCCGTGTTTGTGCTCTTCGGACTCTTGCTTGCCCCCATCGCCCACGCCGACGTGCGGCAGATGCTCGTGCAAGCCGGCCAGGTCGGCTTCTTACTGCTGCTCTTCGAAGTCGGCCTCGAAATCGACCTGCCCAAATTCCGCGATTTCCTGCCTACGTTGCGCCGCGCAGCACTTTGGGCGTTGGTGCAATACCCGGTGATCCTCGCACTCGGCCAGCTCGCCGGACTCCAATGGCTCGGGTGCTTCATCGCTTGCGCGGCCTTCACGGGCTGCTCGGTCGGCATGGGATATCTCGGCTGGAAACATTATCCCGGCCTCACCGACGAACCCCGCCGCCGCGTGCTGCTGCTCATGCTCGCGTTGGAAATCATCGCGATCGTTCTGCTCGCCGGAGAAACCGCTCTCTTCGAAAAAGGCCTCAGTTGGTTCGTCGTGCTCAAACTCGCGGGTATCGGCACCACCGTTTATCTCATCAGTCGTTTCGCAGCGCGCCTCGATTCAGTTTTCAACCTCATCCTCAAAACCGCCACGCACTGGCGCATGCACCTGATCGTCCTCGCCGTGCTGATCATCTGCGCCGTCGGTGACCGCCTCGGACTCGCCGCCACCAAGACCGCGTTTTTCCTCGGGCTCTTCATGAGCCGGATCGAACACGACGGACAACCCCTGGAGGATTTCATCGCCCCGATCAGCCGGCGGTTTCTCATCCCGATTTTCTTCTTCGCGCTCGGTCTGCAGATCGAGTGGCAGTATCTGTTCTCCGTCACCGGGGTTGTCGCCATCGCCACCGCCGCCCTGCTCATCGGCTGGCGGCTGGTCATTCACTGCCGCATCGTTGCAACGGGCGGAGACGACCGTTCGTTCCTGTTGCTGTGCCCCAATCTCACCATCGTCGCACTGGCCTCGCACACGTTGCTCACCGCCGGCAACGCCCCGCGTGCCGCCGCCTGGATGGTTCTCGTCGGTCTCTTCATGACGATCCCCGCCATCCTGCTGCTGCCCAAAGTTTCCCTCGCCGACACCAAACAACCGGCCCACTGA
- a CDS encoding exosortase/archaeosortase family protein translates to MATVEIQSSAGTRPAAPAHGWSWGLLVLIWTPLLWRLARMWRSETEQLFGFGVPVLVAWLLWQRRDEWTKPAVAAARGASGIAGTAAVVLALALVVLEANPLWPKAVWAGTGAALVLTLAVIAMGHGWHGARKAAPVLVLMLTALKWPTFIYEPVMHTLMHFNAVIAAELVNFSGTPAMVQGNVIEVARGMVGVNEACSGLRSLQTVIMMALFLGEMDRFRLRRRLVLLGGAILAALLVNIVRTTVLTWVFANRGPAVEERWHDPAGVIALFVTLALVWLWSERVGSRQPAAEIEPVAEVNTGVRAPAWRPLALAVACVAVGEVGTQVWYGAHEQGIAEQRVSWSLAPAADSGWSAVEVPAQSAEILRYESGDSFARELTAPSRQLLAFAFRWSADLARIGMPEVHDPRVCLPSVGAVEEAELPDERVTVDGIEVPFRFVRFRQGLMTQHVWFCLWSTRAGRADSTRLQGGDITQLRWERVRAGLRNDEREQLIFFVQGEPDDESAAHSLRDAVLTLMQRR, encoded by the coding sequence ATGGCCACGGTAGAAATCCAGTCATCCGCGGGGACGCGCCCGGCAGCTCCGGCGCATGGCTGGTCGTGGGGATTGTTGGTGCTGATCTGGACGCCCTTGCTGTGGCGGTTGGCGCGCATGTGGCGCTCCGAAACGGAGCAGCTGTTTGGCTTTGGTGTGCCGGTGCTGGTCGCGTGGTTGTTATGGCAGCGACGCGATGAATGGACGAAGCCGGCGGTCGCCGCCGCGCGCGGAGCATCCGGAATCGCCGGCACCGCCGCGGTGGTGCTGGCGCTGGCGCTCGTGGTGCTGGAGGCAAATCCGCTATGGCCGAAAGCGGTTTGGGCGGGCACGGGCGCGGCACTGGTGCTGACCCTTGCGGTGATTGCGATGGGGCATGGCTGGCACGGTGCGCGCAAGGCGGCGCCGGTGCTGGTGTTGATGCTGACGGCGTTGAAATGGCCGACGTTTATCTACGAGCCAGTCATGCACACGCTGATGCATTTCAACGCGGTGATCGCGGCGGAGCTGGTGAATTTTTCCGGCACGCCCGCGATGGTGCAGGGCAACGTGATCGAAGTGGCTCGCGGCATGGTCGGCGTGAATGAAGCGTGCAGCGGACTGCGGTCGTTGCAGACAGTTATCATGATGGCGCTGTTTCTTGGTGAGATGGATCGCTTTCGCCTGCGCCGGCGCCTGGTGCTGTTGGGCGGTGCAATTCTCGCGGCGCTGCTGGTGAACATCGTGCGCACCACGGTGCTGACCTGGGTGTTTGCCAATCGCGGACCTGCGGTGGAAGAACGCTGGCATGATCCGGCTGGCGTGATCGCGTTGTTCGTGACGCTGGCGTTGGTGTGGCTGTGGTCGGAGCGGGTGGGGAGTCGTCAGCCGGCGGCTGAGATCGAGCCGGTTGCTGAGGTGAACACCGGTGTGCGTGCGCCCGCGTGGCGTCCGTTGGCGTTGGCCGTGGCCTGTGTGGCGGTGGGCGAGGTCGGCACGCAGGTGTGGTATGGGGCGCACGAACAGGGAATTGCCGAGCAACGGGTAAGCTGGTCGCTCGCCCCCGCGGCGGATTCAGGTTGGAGCGCGGTGGAAGTGCCCGCGCAATCGGCGGAGATCCTGCGTTACGAAAGCGGTGATTCGTTTGCGCGCGAATTGACGGCACCCTCGCGGCAGTTGCTGGCGTTTGCCTTCCGGTGGAGCGCGGATCTGGCTCGCATCGGCATGCCCGAGGTCCATGATCCACGGGTATGTTTACCGTCGGTCGGCGCGGTGGAGGAAGCGGAGCTGCCCGATGAACGCGTGACAGTGGACGGGATCGAAGTGCCGTTTCGTTTTGTGCGGTTTCGTCAGGGGCTGATGACGCAGCATGTGTGGTTCTGTCTGTGGAGCACGCGGGCGGGGCGGGCCGACTCCACGCGCTTGCAGGGCGGGGATATCACGCAACTTCGCTGGGAGCGGGTGCGTGCGGGGCTGCGCAACGACGAGCGCGAGCAGTTGATTTTTTTCGTGCAGGGTGAACCCGATGACGAGAGCGCCGCGCACTCTTTGCGCGACGCGGTGTTGACCTTGATGCAACGGCGTTAG
- a CDS encoding collagen-binding domain-containing protein has product MAFLAALAIIPFLGAPVQAGLEQQIATFDQLTSGYGVMTMGNATVGGNYGDTQGGIAVGGNLTISGGDSQWAEHSSAGSKPTFYVAGQLNLTGNQEIRIKNGYAYLPNATGTWNAADKRLTLSSGGKVYTGGSSDPLAGTDPRSTSGGAPWNWAALNSSLVNVSNALAAASSTGTIGVSGQNMTFNTNGQTSGVAVFTLDGSKFQGTIYDANGDGVFDQNNERISNFAVNIPADMVYVINVVNFGGKTLLDGINTNTDTDSNSRLLWNIIPSNGNTGTVTLGKDGSTFNGSVLAPLVDVKNNNGTATNGQIIAGSYTHNGGELHYTEFSAPVSFSAVPEPGTWGLFGIAGCAVMMAMRRNRRRRA; this is encoded by the coding sequence ATGGCTTTCTTGGCCGCACTGGCCATTATTCCATTCTTGGGCGCGCCTGTGCAGGCCGGCTTGGAACAACAGATTGCGACCTTTGACCAGCTGACCAGCGGTTATGGCGTGATGACGATGGGCAACGCCACCGTGGGCGGTAACTACGGTGACACCCAGGGCGGTATCGCGGTGGGCGGCAACCTGACGATCAGCGGCGGCGATTCGCAATGGGCCGAGCATTCCAGCGCGGGCTCCAAACCGACCTTTTACGTCGCCGGACAGCTGAACCTCACCGGTAATCAGGAAATCCGCATCAAGAACGGCTACGCTTACTTGCCGAATGCCACCGGAACGTGGAATGCGGCCGATAAACGCCTGACGCTTTCAAGCGGCGGCAAGGTCTATACGGGCGGTTCCTCAGACCCGCTGGCCGGCACTGATCCGCGTTCGACCTCGGGCGGTGCGCCTTGGAACTGGGCCGCCCTTAACAGCAGCTTGGTCAACGTCTCCAACGCCCTCGCGGCGGCCTCCTCGACCGGCACCATCGGCGTGTCCGGCCAGAACATGACCTTCAACACCAACGGCCAGACCTCCGGCGTGGCCGTGTTCACCCTCGATGGCAGCAAGTTCCAAGGCACGATCTACGACGCCAACGGCGACGGCGTCTTCGACCAGAACAACGAGCGCATCAGCAACTTCGCGGTGAACATCCCCGCCGACATGGTTTACGTGATCAACGTCGTGAACTTCGGCGGCAAAACCCTGTTGGACGGCATCAACACCAATACGGATACCGACAGCAACTCGCGCCTGCTCTGGAACATCATTCCGTCCAACGGCAACACCGGCACCGTCACGCTCGGCAAAGACGGCTCGACCTTCAACGGCAGCGTGCTCGCCCCGCTGGTCGATGTTAAAAACAACAACGGCACCGCCACCAACGGCCAGATCATTGCCGGCAGCTACACGCATAATGGCGGCGAACTCCACTACACCGAGTTCAGTGCGCCGGTTTCGTTCTCCGCCGTGCCCGAGCCGGGCACTTGGGGATTGTTTGGTATCGCCGGTTGCGCCGTCATGATGGCCATGCGCCGCAACCGCCGTCGTCGCGCCTGA